In bacterium, the following proteins share a genomic window:
- a CDS encoding MFS transporter, whose protein sequence is MSGSSRRPANRGNWARRLFVGGRTGGGSDVRQGQTLSTIEGCFANVHIILVSGAFLTGFALMLGLKDFHLGLIGALPAFANIPGVFSAWLSERVGSRKTITFVGALVSRLLWLPMLALAFLPLDPETRIWWFVGLFAASSLAGGFAGNSWLSWMSDLVPARLRGRYWGHRNRVLNMVSIVVMLAGGWAVDFFRAHDAERAGFAVILLIACFFAVLAALTLRRQYEPPMAPIQTNKFFANLRKPLMNREYFLVIKAFGIFQFFIGLVAPFIAAYMLEYLKLNFTTISLYSIYGLVIGLFFNPFWGQIMDKVGIRSVLLLNLAIIGLLPFAWILSLSFGGGFVLLVFTLSGIGWSGFNLAAFNLPFSYSPPEGRTYYLAVLNISNGALLFCGSLVGGILAQAMRGFELHIGPIHIIHYHILMLVSALGRLSAGLLFARIHDVRCRGLLYTMQLSSNIFYSRLMSTGRLLFFPRRGA, encoded by the coding sequence ATGAGTGGATCAAGCCGCCGCCCGGCGAATCGAGGGAACTGGGCGAGGCGGCTCTTCGTGGGAGGTAGGACCGGCGGAGGTTCGGATGTTCGCCAGGGCCAGACGCTCTCGACGATCGAGGGCTGTTTTGCCAATGTTCACATCATTCTGGTTTCCGGGGCGTTCCTGACCGGATTCGCGCTGATGCTCGGGCTGAAGGACTTCCACCTTGGCCTGATCGGTGCTCTGCCGGCCTTCGCAAACATCCCGGGAGTCTTCAGCGCGTGGCTGTCGGAGCGCGTTGGATCGCGCAAGACGATCACGTTTGTCGGTGCTCTCGTGTCGCGACTGCTGTGGCTGCCGATGCTGGCGCTGGCATTCCTTCCCCTCGATCCCGAGACCCGAATCTGGTGGTTCGTGGGGCTGTTTGCCGCTTCATCTCTCGCCGGTGGGTTTGCCGGGAATTCCTGGCTGAGTTGGATGAGCGACCTCGTGCCGGCGCGTCTCCGCGGCCGTTACTGGGGGCATCGCAACCGAGTTCTGAACATGGTCAGCATCGTCGTGATGCTGGCGGGCGGATGGGCGGTTGACTTTTTCCGCGCGCACGATGCCGAGCGCGCCGGCTTTGCGGTCATCCTGTTGATCGCGTGCTTCTTCGCCGTTCTCGCGGCATTGACCCTGCGCCGCCAGTACGAGCCGCCCATGGCGCCGATCCAAACGAATAAGTTCTTCGCGAATCTGCGCAAGCCGTTGATGAACAGGGAGTACTTCCTGGTCATCAAGGCGTTCGGGATTTTCCAATTCTTCATCGGGCTGGTGGCCCCGTTCATCGCGGCTTACATGCTGGAATACCTGAAGCTCAACTTCACGACCATCAGCCTCTACTCGATCTATGGGCTGGTGATCGGCTTGTTCTTCAACCCGTTCTGGGGACAGATCATGGACAAGGTCGGGATCCGATCGGTCTTGCTCCTGAATCTGGCAATCATCGGATTGTTGCCCTTCGCGTGGATTCTTTCGCTATCTTTTGGCGGCGGCTTCGTACTGCTCGTCTTCACGCTCAGTGGAATCGGCTGGTCGGGTTTCAACCTCGCAGCCTTCAATCTGCCGTTCTCCTACTCGCCGCCCGAGGGACGGACTTACTACCTGGCCGTGCTGAATATCAGCAATGGGGCGCTTCTCTTCTGCGGATCGCTCGTTGGGGGCATCCTGGCCCAGGCGATGCGCGGATTCGAGCTTCATATCGGTCCGATCCACATCATCCACTATCATATCCTGATGCTGGTTTCAGCCCTCGGTCGCCTGAGTGCGGGGCTGTTGTTCGCCCGGATCCACGATGTCCGGTGCCGCGGACTGCTGTACACGATGCAACTGTCCAGCAACATCTTCTACTCGCGACTGATGTCGACAGGCCGTCTGCTGTTCTTTCCGCGGCGCGGCGCCTGA
- the accD gene encoding acetyl-CoA carboxylase, carboxyltransferase subunit beta encodes MSWFRRPTPEFITISPARSRDRIPKDLWHKCPDVSCGFIMRQKDWAENWKVCPRCGRHERLTADERLNLLIDPGTFEETNANLTSGDPLGFEDSKKYTDRVQQARKKMGRNDAILTGRATIGEVPVSLGIMDFFFMGGSMGCVVGEKVARAMELALEENRVCITVASTGGARMQEGILSLMQMAKTSILCKRMQEKGIPYISILADPSTAGVMASYASLGDLIIAEPGAYVGFAGRRVIEQTIRQSLPKNFQTAEFVQEHGFVDMVIERKQMRRKMIQILRQIRHMEALPDDEAEEGSEG; translated from the coding sequence ATGAGTTGGTTCCGTCGTCCCACTCCCGAGTTCATCACCATCTCGCCGGCGCGCAGCCGCGACCGCATTCCGAAGGACCTCTGGCACAAGTGCCCGGATGTGTCCTGCGGCTTCATCATGCGACAGAAGGACTGGGCGGAGAATTGGAAGGTGTGTCCGCGCTGCGGGCGGCACGAACGCCTGACCGCCGACGAGCGGCTTAATCTGCTGATCGATCCGGGCACCTTCGAGGAGACGAACGCGAATCTGACGTCCGGCGATCCCCTCGGGTTCGAGGACAGTAAGAAGTACACGGATCGTGTCCAGCAGGCCCGCAAGAAGATGGGCCGGAACGACGCCATCCTGACCGGCCGGGCGACGATCGGCGAAGTGCCGGTTTCGCTGGGCATCATGGACTTCTTCTTCATGGGCGGCTCGATGGGGTGCGTGGTCGGCGAGAAAGTCGCGCGCGCGATGGAACTGGCACTCGAGGAAAACCGGGTCTGTATCACGGTTGCCTCGACCGGCGGCGCGCGCATGCAGGAAGGCATCCTGTCGCTGATGCAGATGGCGAAGACGTCGATTCTCTGCAAGCGCATGCAGGAAAAGGGGATTCCGTACATCTCGATTCTGGCCGACCCGTCGACGGCGGGCGTCATGGCAAGCTACGCCTCGCTGGGCGACCTGATCATCGCGGAGCCCGGCGCCTACGTGGGCTTCGCCGGCCGACGCGTGATTGAGCAGACCATCCGCCAGTCCCTGCCGAAGAACTTCCAGACGGCCGAGTTCGTTCAGGAACACGGCTTCGTCGATATGGTGATCGAGCGCAAACAGATGCGACGAAAGATGATCCAGATTCTCCGCCAGATCCGGCACATGGAAGCGCTGCCGGACGACGAGGCGGAGGAAGGCTCCGAAGGCTGA
- the sppA gene encoding signal peptide peptidase SppA yields the protein MTRKTPLLGLLLGFVLLLQGCVIIPISLPTMPTDQMVMYKEGKGRDKVAIIDVSGVLTSGGASESFFGSDSSVVSLTKKLDVAREDKHVKAIILRVDSPGGGVTASDIMYRELMRFKQERDIPIYVSMQNLAASGGYYISMAGDRIYAHPTSITGSIGVIAMFPEVKGLMDMAGVKMNAIRTGEMKDAGAFYDHMTDAERELYTDVIQDMYSQFLAVIEKNRTNLTHDELLAAADGRIYTAKQALDKGLIDGVAYLDEVIEMAKKDVGKDPDVVLIMRSSREEVSTAYASSKAPETGGTQFNLFNMNLDTFGAPSTEVFQYMWRP from the coding sequence ATGACGAGAAAAACGCCGCTCCTGGGACTTCTGTTGGGGTTTGTCCTTCTGCTGCAGGGCTGCGTGATCATTCCAATCAGCCTGCCCACCATGCCGACCGACCAGATGGTCATGTACAAGGAAGGTAAGGGACGCGACAAGGTGGCGATCATCGACGTGTCCGGCGTGCTGACATCCGGAGGCGCCTCGGAATCCTTCTTCGGAAGCGACAGCTCGGTTGTGAGCCTGACGAAGAAGCTCGACGTGGCCCGCGAGGACAAGCATGTCAAAGCGATCATCCTGCGCGTCGATTCCCCGGGCGGGGGCGTCACGGCCAGCGACATCATGTACCGCGAGTTGATGCGCTTCAAGCAAGAGCGCGATATTCCGATTTACGTCTCGATGCAGAACCTGGCGGCTTCCGGCGGGTACTATATCTCGATGGCTGGCGATCGTATCTATGCCCACCCGACGTCAATCACCGGCTCGATCGGCGTGATCGCGATGTTCCCGGAGGTCAAGGGACTGATGGACATGGCCGGGGTGAAGATGAACGCCATCCGCACAGGCGAGATGAAGGACGCCGGCGCATTCTACGATCACATGACGGACGCGGAGCGCGAGCTCTACACGGACGTGATCCAGGACATGTACAGCCAGTTCCTGGCCGTGATCGAGAAGAACCGCACGAACCTGACCCACGACGAACTGCTGGCGGCCGCCGACGGTCGCATTTACACGGCGAAGCAGGCGCTGGACAAGGGCCTGATCGATGGCGTCGCCTACCTGGATGAAGTCATTGAAATGGCAAAAAAGGATGTCGGCAAGGACCCGGACGTGGTGCTGATCATGCGGAGCAGTCGGGAAGAAGTCTCGACGGCCTATGCCTCGTCGAAGGCCCCGGAGACGGGCGGCACGCAGTTCAACCTCTTCAATATGAATCTGGACACCTTCGGCGCCCCCTCGACCGAGGTCTTCCAGTACATGTGGAGACCGTGA
- the dapF gene encoding diaminopimelate epimerase, translating to MEFELHKFEGAGNDFVILDDREDRFPAGEEGRRLIQLLCDRRRGIGADGLMLLQPSPEDGLDFRMRYYNADGGEAEMCGNGARCLARFAHQVGAAGASMRFLTEAGVYSAEVSGSRVSVAFPDIPATPRDLTLEALGREWDCSFLLAGVPHLIVWVDDLANAAIDEWGRALRFHPEFQPAGTNVNFAQPDAADPEVVRIRTYERGVEGETLACGTGAVASAICFAHRKGRPGPNRIGVIPTSGDRLNISFTSQAENTTGVHLEGPARRVFATTVDIADLTEDLPSIPKMDR from the coding sequence GTGGAATTCGAGCTGCACAAATTCGAAGGCGCAGGAAACGACTTCGTGATCCTCGACGATCGGGAGGATCGCTTTCCCGCGGGGGAAGAGGGACGCCGCCTGATCCAGTTACTCTGCGACCGGCGTCGCGGCATCGGCGCCGATGGATTGATGCTCCTTCAGCCATCTCCCGAGGACGGGCTCGACTTCCGCATGCGGTACTACAATGCCGATGGGGGAGAGGCCGAAATGTGCGGCAACGGGGCGCGCTGCCTGGCTCGTTTTGCCCACCAGGTCGGCGCGGCCGGGGCCTCGATGCGGTTCCTGACCGAAGCCGGCGTGTACTCGGCCGAAGTCTCCGGCAGCCGTGTCAGCGTCGCCTTCCCCGATATCCCGGCGACGCCGCGCGATCTCACGCTCGAAGCGCTGGGGCGCGAGTGGGATTGCTCATTCCTCCTCGCGGGGGTTCCCCACTTGATTGTCTGGGTCGATGATCTTGCCAATGCTGCGATCGACGAGTGGGGTCGGGCATTGCGGTTCCATCCGGAGTTTCAACCCGCGGGTACAAATGTCAATTTTGCCCAGCCCGACGCTGCAGACCCGGAAGTCGTGCGGATTCGCACCTACGAGCGCGGCGTCGAGGGCGAAACGCTCGCCTGCGGCACGGGCGCCGTGGCTTCTGCAATTTGCTTCGCGCATCGAAAAGGCCGTCCAGGCCCGAATCGGATTGGTGTCATACCAACCAGTGGGGATCGCCTGAACATCTCATTCACATCTCAGGCGGAAAACACCACAGGCGTTCATCTCGAAGGCCCCGCTCGACGCGTTTTTGCGACAACAGTTGACATTGCTGATTTGACTGAAGATCTCCCGAGTATTCCAAAAATGGACCGCTAG
- a CDS encoding endonuclease/exonuclease/phosphatase family protein, whose translation MNAPRVEPPAKGAFRIAVFNIQELDTEILTNVDEDGVGIDPRGVTSARIVQRVRPDVLAILEIDHDYRTPGAALDLNARRYIENYLMHGDHPIDYPYTYAAPSNTGIVSGQDLNMDGKIATAEDEGSRIYGGDAFGFGNYPGQYSMVLLSQYPIDAENARTMQKFLWKDLPGNHLIDELFTPEGLEVARLSSKSHWDVPVLLNGTTVHVLISHPTPQGFDGPEDRNGRRNFDEIKLWADYLNNDSAIYDDNGRHGGLAEGEHFVLLADMNADPRWGSIYENMHSIEQLLDHPRVFDPIEFQVSNGALRGRPAGPPSNLEWNTHGYRDGSRLDYALPSRTLNVTGAGVFWPAADEDLIGCTFAEHASDHRLVWVDVME comes from the coding sequence ATGAATGCTCCGCGCGTGGAGCCACCGGCCAAGGGGGCATTTCGAATCGCCGTCTTCAACATCCAGGAGCTGGACACCGAAATCCTGACGAACGTTGATGAAGACGGAGTGGGCATCGACCCCCGCGGTGTGACCTCGGCACGCATCGTCCAGCGTGTTCGCCCCGATGTGCTCGCCATTCTTGAGATCGATCACGACTACCGCACGCCCGGCGCGGCGTTGGATTTGAACGCCCGGCGCTATATTGAGAACTACCTCATGCACGGCGATCATCCGATTGATTACCCGTACACCTACGCGGCCCCCAGCAACACTGGGATCGTCTCCGGCCAGGACCTGAACATGGACGGCAAGATCGCGACCGCCGAGGACGAAGGCTCGCGCATCTACGGCGGCGATGCGTTTGGATTTGGCAACTACCCGGGTCAGTATTCGATGGTGTTGCTGTCCCAGTATCCGATCGACGCCGAGAATGCCCGCACGATGCAGAAGTTCCTCTGGAAGGACCTACCCGGCAATCACTTGATCGACGAGTTGTTTACGCCCGAAGGCCTTGAGGTTGCCCGCCTGTCCAGCAAGTCGCACTGGGACGTGCCCGTGCTCCTCAATGGCACGACGGTTCATGTGCTGATCAGCCATCCGACCCCGCAAGGATTCGATGGCCCCGAGGATCGCAACGGCCGCCGGAACTTCGACGAGATCAAGTTGTGGGCCGACTACCTGAATAACGACTCCGCGATCTACGATGACAACGGCCGACACGGTGGCCTGGCCGAGGGCGAGCACTTCGTCCTGCTCGCGGACATGAACGCCGATCCGCGTTGGGGATCGATCTACGAGAATATGCACTCGATCGAGCAACTTCTCGATCACCCACGCGTCTTCGATCCGATCGAATTCCAAGTCAGTAACGGCGCGCTGCGCGGCCGCCCGGCCGGCCCGCCGTCGAACCTTGAATGGAACACGCACGGCTACCGCGACGGCTCGCGCCTCGACTACGCGCTGCCGAGCCGCACGCTCAATGTGACCGGCGCTGGCGTCTTCTGGCCGGCCGCAGACGAGGACCTGATCGGCTGCACCTTCGCCGAACACGCAAGCGACCATCGCCTGGTGTGGGTCGACGTCATGGAGTGA
- a CDS encoding GxxExxY protein, translating to MKDGIRRLVNGFDESPGASEFPCRSDKHSAQRRKDAEGRASEHLEVGENESAGLILDSAYTIHSSLGPGLLASVYERALEAELLNAGCRVDRQVPFALNWDGKDLGEAFRADLVVNGRVLVEVKSQEILVPVCAKCVSTYLKISGLRLGLLLNFGSPLLKDGITRVVHGLPD from the coding sequence ATGAAGGACGGAATCCGCCGACTGGTGAATGGCTTTGATGAGAGCCCTGGCGCCAGTGAGTTTCCTTGTCGCAGTGACAAGCACTCCGCGCAGAGGCGCAAAGACGCAGAGGGGCGAGCATCCGAACATCTTGAGGTAGGCGAGAACGAGTCAGCAGGACTCATTCTGGACTCCGCCTACACAATCCATAGCTCGCTCGGACCAGGTCTTCTTGCAAGCGTCTATGAAAGAGCCTTGGAAGCGGAACTGCTCAATGCTGGGTGCCGAGTCGACCGACAGGTGCCATTCGCACTCAACTGGGACGGCAAAGACTTGGGCGAGGCATTTCGAGCAGACCTGGTTGTCAACGGGCGAGTGCTCGTTGAAGTCAAATCGCAGGAGATTCTCGTGCCCGTCTGCGCCAAGTGTGTCTCGACATACCTGAAAATCTCAGGGCTCCGGCTGGGACTCCTGCTGAATTTCGGCTCACCGCTGCTCAAAGACGGAATCACGCGGGTCGTGCATGGCCTTCCAGACTAG